In Massilia violaceinigra, one DNA window encodes the following:
- a CDS encoding DUF883 family protein, which produces MDNQKSNGGNGSNIGNEGSGSSMGKDLGAGRSDGNKSNDNNKGSDLSKSATDMHKTIDKAADAAQPVVDRLASSAHAGVDKVSGALNGVTGRVDEKARQLTDAYKNFAETGRDYVRTSPATSVLVALGIGYTLSKLLGRRH; this is translated from the coding sequence ATGGACAATCAGAAATCGAATGGCGGCAACGGCAGCAATATTGGTAACGAAGGTTCGGGCAGCAGCATGGGCAAGGATCTCGGTGCCGGCCGCAGCGATGGCAACAAGAGTAACGACAACAATAAAGGCAGCGATCTGAGCAAGAGCGCGACCGATATGCACAAAACCATCGACAAGGCAGCCGACGCTGCCCAGCCAGTGGTCGACCGCCTGGCCTCCAGCGCGCACGCCGGCGTCGATAAAGTCAGCGGTGCCCTGAACGGCGTCACCGGTCGGGTGGACGAAAAAGCCCGCCAGCTGACCGATGCCTATAAGAACTTCGCAGAAACCGGCCGCGACTACGTTCGCACCAGCCCGGCGACCTCGGTGCTGGTCGCCCTGGGCATCGGCTACACGCTGTCGAAACTGCTGGGCCGTCGTCACTGA
- the pepN gene encoding aminopeptidase N gives MRTDTPQTIYRKDYTPPGFMVETVELGFDLDPERTIVASRLTMRRNPDSKVREIELHGENIVLVALRMNGKTLSKRDYRLDDKMLVISNAPDEVTLEIETLTAPVKNTTLNGLYVSNGNFFTQCEAEGFRNITYFPDRPDVMAKYTVMLRADKATYPVLLSNGNLIEEGDLGDGRHFAKWEDPFKKPSYLFALVAARLVCQEETFKLADGRSALLQVWVEEGNLDKTDYAMQSLKNSIRWDEERFGLELDLDRFMIVAVGDFNMGAMENKGLNIFNTKFVLANPRVATDIDYAGIEAVVGHEYFHNWTGNRITCRDWFQLSLKEGLTVFRDQEFSADMIGTESGRAVTRIDQVRTLRQAQFPEDAGPMAHPVRPDSFVEINNFYTVTVYEKGAEVVRMYQTLLGRERFRKGMDLYFERHDGQAVTCDDFRAAMADAGDRDLTQFERWYSQAGTPVVRAEGRYDADALTYELTLTQRCPATPGQENKLPFHIPVAVGLLGADGRDLHLNVDGLDAVTAVLELTEETRTFRFSGVKEAPTPSILRDFSAPVVLEYDYTDAELLHLFSHDSDPVNRWEAGQRLAMSRLLKLTDAVAKGDTLTLDTTFIEALRKILADESLDAAFREQALLLPSETMMAEQMHVVNPQAIHQARQFVRRTIGHALRVDLRAQYDANQTPGAYSPDALSAGRRGLKNLALAYLASTSSEEGTALAQAQFDNAGNMTDRVAALAALIHAGAASAQAALQSFYADFDNEALVIDKWFAMQASAPATDVAAVRELMRHAAFNIKNPNRARSLVFTFCVGNPSQFHAPDGSGYAFWAEQVIALDALNPQVASRLARSMDRWRRYAPALQAQMKKALQKVAGVKKLSNDVREVVSKALAN, from the coding sequence ATGCGCACAGACACTCCGCAAACCATCTATCGCAAAGATTACACCCCGCCCGGCTTTATGGTGGAAACGGTCGAACTTGGCTTTGATCTCGACCCGGAACGCACCATCGTCGCCAGCCGCCTGACCATGCGCCGCAACCCCGACAGCAAGGTACGCGAGATTGAGTTGCATGGGGAAAATATTGTTCTGGTCGCGCTGCGGATGAACGGCAAGACCCTGTCTAAGCGCGATTACCGCCTGGACGACAAGATGCTGGTCATTTCCAATGCGCCCGACGAGGTCACCTTGGAAATCGAAACCCTGACCGCACCCGTCAAGAACACGACCTTGAACGGGTTGTACGTGTCTAACGGCAACTTTTTTACGCAATGCGAGGCCGAAGGCTTCCGCAACATCACGTATTTCCCCGACCGTCCCGACGTGATGGCGAAATACACGGTGATGCTGCGCGCGGACAAGGCGACCTATCCGGTGCTGCTGTCGAACGGTAACCTGATCGAAGAGGGTGATCTGGGCGATGGCCGCCATTTCGCCAAGTGGGAAGACCCGTTCAAGAAGCCGTCTTACCTGTTCGCCCTGGTGGCGGCGCGCCTGGTGTGCCAGGAAGAAACCTTCAAGCTGGCCGACGGCCGCTCGGCGCTGCTGCAGGTGTGGGTGGAAGAGGGCAATCTCGACAAGACCGATTACGCCATGCAGTCGCTCAAGAACAGCATTCGCTGGGATGAAGAGCGCTTCGGGCTCGAACTCGACCTGGACCGTTTCATGATCGTGGCGGTGGGCGACTTCAATATGGGCGCGATGGAAAACAAGGGCCTGAACATCTTCAATACCAAGTTCGTGCTGGCTAATCCGCGCGTGGCCACCGACATCGACTACGCCGGCATCGAGGCCGTGGTCGGACACGAGTATTTTCACAACTGGACCGGCAACCGCATCACGTGCCGCGACTGGTTCCAGCTGTCGCTGAAAGAAGGGCTGACGGTATTTCGCGACCAGGAATTTTCGGCCGATATGATCGGCACCGAGAGCGGGCGCGCGGTCACCCGCATCGACCAGGTGCGCACCTTGCGCCAGGCCCAGTTCCCGGAAGACGCGGGGCCGATGGCGCATCCGGTGCGTCCCGACTCCTTCGTCGAAATTAATAACTTCTACACCGTCACCGTGTACGAAAAAGGCGCGGAAGTGGTGCGCATGTACCAGACCCTGCTCGGGCGCGAGCGCTTCCGCAAGGGCATGGACCTGTATTTCGAGCGGCACGACGGCCAGGCCGTGACCTGCGACGACTTCCGCGCCGCCATGGCCGACGCCGGCGATCGCGATCTGACCCAGTTCGAGCGCTGGTACAGCCAGGCCGGCACGCCGGTGGTGCGCGCCGAAGGCCGCTACGACGCCGACGCGCTCACCTACGAGCTGACCCTGACCCAACGCTGTCCGGCCACGCCCGGGCAGGAAAACAAGCTGCCGTTTCATATTCCGGTAGCCGTGGGCCTGCTGGGCGCCGACGGGCGCGACCTGCACCTGAACGTCGATGGCCTCGATGCCGTCACCGCGGTGCTGGAACTGACCGAAGAAACGCGCACCTTCCGCTTTTCCGGCGTGAAGGAAGCGCCGACGCCATCGATCCTGCGCGATTTTTCCGCGCCAGTGGTACTCGAATACGACTACACCGACGCCGAACTGCTGCACCTGTTCAGCCATGACAGCGACCCGGTCAACCGCTGGGAAGCCGGCCAGCGCCTGGCGATGTCGCGCCTGCTCAAGCTGACCGATGCCGTGGCCAAAGGCGACACCTTGACCCTCGACACCACCTTCATCGAGGCGCTGCGCAAGATCCTGGCCGACGAATCGCTCGATGCCGCCTTCCGCGAACAAGCCTTGCTGCTGCCGTCCGAAACCATGATGGCCGAGCAGATGCACGTGGTCAATCCGCAAGCCATCCACCAGGCGCGCCAGTTCGTGCGGCGCACCATCGGCCACGCGCTGCGGGTCGACTTGCGCGCCCAGTACGACGCCAACCAGACGCCGGGCGCGTACAGCCCCGACGCCCTGTCGGCGGGACGGCGCGGCCTGAAAAACCTGGCCCTGGCTTACCTCGCGTCCACCTCCAGCGAAGAGGGCACCGCCCTGGCGCAGGCGCAGTTCGACAACGCCGGCAATATGACCGACCGCGTAGCCGCGCTGGCGGCCCTGATCCATGCGGGCGCCGCCTCGGCGCAGGCCGCGCTGCAGTCGTTCTACGCCGATTTCGACAACGAGGCGCTGGTGATCGACAAGTGGTTCGCGATGCAGGCGTCGGCCCCGGCCACCGACGTCGCCGCAGTGCGCGAATTGATGCGCCATGCGGCCTTCAACATCAAGAACCCGAACCGTGCGCGCAGCCTGGTATTTACTTTCTGCGTCGGCAATCCGTCGCAGTTCCATGCGCCGGACGGCAGCGGCTACGCCTTTTGGGCCGAGCAGGTCATCGCGCTCGACGCATTGAATCCGCAGGTGGCCAGCCGCCTGGCGCGCTCCATGGACCGCTGGCGCAGGTACGCGCCGGCGCTGCAGGCGCAGATGAAGAAGGCCTTGCAGAAGGTCGCGGGCGTGAAAAAATTATCGAACGACGTGCGCGAGGTGGTGAGCAAGGCGCTTGCCAACTGA
- a CDS encoding LexA family transcriptional regulator codes for MNQHELADAAKLKQLFIEWQHARRSQGLPASQETAANQMEFGQSALNQYLNGKIPLNIDVAIKFSRLLGVPISAFSAALASQADEYAAAKDAMAMARARDNDLRIVGRRITIDAQQDEHIPIKKVSLTLRAGVMGFEASQEDQSETTIDLPRRFIEENDLVPQCLLAISVKGDSMWPLMIEGDVVVINIADTKPINNELYAVNFDGEAVVKRLVREGREWYLTSMNPDPAYHRRACRGGECIIVGRVVRQEARKLMNRV; via the coding sequence TTGAATCAACACGAGCTCGCCGATGCGGCGAAGCTCAAGCAACTCTTCATTGAGTGGCAACACGCGCGCCGCAGCCAAGGGTTGCCGGCGTCCCAGGAAACCGCCGCCAACCAGATGGAGTTCGGACAAAGCGCGTTGAACCAGTATCTCAACGGGAAAATTCCCTTGAATATCGACGTCGCCATCAAATTTTCCAGACTGCTGGGCGTGCCCATCTCGGCGTTCAGCGCCGCCCTGGCATCGCAGGCGGACGAATATGCGGCCGCCAAGGACGCGATGGCGATGGCGCGGGCGCGCGACAACGATTTGCGCATCGTCGGCCGGCGCATCACGATCGATGCCCAGCAGGACGAGCACATCCCCATCAAGAAGGTCAGCCTGACGCTGCGCGCCGGGGTAATGGGATTCGAGGCTTCGCAGGAAGATCAGTCCGAGACCACGATCGACCTGCCGCGCCGCTTCATCGAGGAAAACGACCTGGTGCCGCAATGCCTGCTGGCCATCAGCGTCAAGGGCGACAGCATGTGGCCGCTGATGATTGAAGGCGATGTGGTGGTCATCAATATCGCCGACACCAAACCCATCAACAACGAGCTCTACGCCGTCAATTTCGATGGCGAAGCCGTGGTCAAGCGCTTGGTGCGCGAAGGCCGCGAATGGTATCTGACATCCATGAACCCGGACCCGGCCTATCACCGGCGTGCCTGTCGCGGTGGCGAATGCATCATTGTCGGCCGTGTCGTGCGTCAGGAAGCACGCAAGCTGATGAACCGCGTCTGA
- a CDS encoding class 1 fructose-bisphosphatase: MKRVSLTQHLVEEQRLHNSIPAELRLLIEVVARACKTISHAVGKGALGDILGSADTENIQGEVQKKLDVISNEILLEANEWGGHLAAMASEEMESIHPIPNRYPMGEYMLLFDPLDGSSNIDVNVSIGTIFSVLKAPEGMGTPTEADFMQTGSMQVAAGYAVYGPQTMLVLTTGNGVNCFTLDREMGSWVLTQRHMMIPEATKEFAINMSNSRHWHAPVQRYVDELLAGSTGVRGKDFNMRWVASMVADVHRILNRGGIFMYPADTRDTSMPGKLRLMYEANPMAMIVEQAGGAATDGRTRILDIAPHKLHQRVPVFLGSKSEVERVSSYHAE, translated from the coding sequence ATGAAACGCGTCAGTCTCACGCAACACCTGGTCGAAGAACAACGGCTGCATAACTCCATCCCGGCCGAACTGCGCCTGCTGATCGAAGTGGTCGCACGCGCCTGCAAGACCATCAGCCATGCGGTCGGCAAGGGAGCGCTCGGCGATATCCTCGGCAGCGCCGACACCGAGAACATCCAGGGCGAAGTGCAGAAAAAGCTCGACGTGATCTCCAACGAGATCCTGCTCGAGGCCAACGAGTGGGGCGGCCACCTGGCGGCCATGGCGTCGGAAGAGATGGAATCGATCCATCCAATCCCGAACCGCTATCCCATGGGCGAGTACATGCTCTTGTTCGACCCGCTCGACGGCTCGTCGAACATCGACGTGAACGTCTCGATCGGCACCATCTTCTCGGTACTGAAGGCGCCGGAAGGCATGGGCACGCCGACCGAAGCGGACTTCATGCAGACTGGCAGCATGCAGGTGGCCGCCGGCTACGCCGTGTACGGCCCGCAGACCATGCTGGTGCTCACCACCGGCAATGGCGTGAACTGCTTCACCCTGGACCGCGAAATGGGCTCGTGGGTGCTGACCCAGCGCCACATGATGATTCCCGAGGCGACCAAGGAATTCGCGATCAATATGTCGAACTCGCGCCACTGGCATGCGCCGGTGCAGCGCTATGTCGACGAGCTGCTGGCCGGGTCGACCGGCGTGCGCGGCAAGGACTTCAACATGCGCTGGGTCGCCTCGATGGTGGCTGACGTGCACCGCATCCTGAACCGCGGCGGGATCTTCATGTACCCGGCCGATACGCGCGACACCTCGATGCCGGGCAAGCTGCGCCTGATGTACGAAGCGAACCCGATGGCGATGATCGTCGAGCAGGCCGGCGGCGCCGCGACCGACGGGCGCACCCGTATCCTCGATATCGCCCCGCACAAGCTGCACCAGCGGGTGCCGGTGTTCCTGGGATCGAAGAGCGAAGTCGAGCGCGTGAGCAGCTATCACGCCGAGTAA